One genomic region from Tigriopus californicus strain San Diego chromosome 4, Tcal_SD_v2.1, whole genome shotgun sequence encodes:
- the LOC131879610 gene encoding uncharacterized protein LOC131879610, with product MTDEVLGPFLVLESIISLMSQVFAFQPIQFTFGVAATFGAFHWFLRLFFLFESGQKIVRQMVHVRRNLEVIFMNGCDTRDNQTQHKLKILLKRFGNFYPIRPCGSFTLCRSSAISAGGVLLTYIIVLLEFRFSETDQKSCAHPPYWNATQPELLN from the exons ATGACGGACGAGGTTCTGGGTCCCTTCCTCGTTCTTGAGAGCATCATTTCGCTCATGTCCCAAGTGTTTG CCTTTCAGCCAATTCAGTTCACGTTTGGTGTTGCCGCCACGTTTGGCGCCTTTCATTGGTTTCTTCGcttgttcttcctctttgaaagTGGACAGAAGATTGTGCGCCAAATGGTTCACGTGAGGAGAAACCTGGAGGTCATCTTTATGAATGGTTGTGATACTCGCGACAATCAAACACAACATAA ATTGAAGATCTTACTCAAGCGATTTGGCAATTTCTACCCCATTCGCCCATGTGGGAGCTTTACGCTATGCCGGTCATCTGCTATTTCGGCCGGCGGGGTCCTTCTCACATACATCATTGTCCTCCTGGAATTCAGATTTAGTGAAACTGACCAGAAAAGCTGCGCCCATCCGCCCTATTGGAATGCGACTCAACCCGAACTTTTAAATTAG